A genomic window from Cupriavidus basilensis includes:
- a CDS encoding MoaD/ThiS family protein, translating into MPRLVFASAIQRHIPSPEREVPAATVCAALEMAFREQPELRGYILDDQGQLRRHLAVFVDGSAIRDRRRMSDRVGASSQIFVVQALSGG; encoded by the coding sequence ATGCCGCGCCTTGTCTTTGCTTCTGCGATCCAGCGCCATATCCCGAGCCCGGAGCGGGAAGTGCCCGCGGCTACCGTTTGCGCCGCGCTGGAGATGGCGTTTCGGGAGCAGCCGGAGTTGCGCGGCTATATCCTCGATGATCAGGGCCAGTTGCGCCGGCACCTGGCGGTGTTTGTGGATGGCTCGGCCATTCGCGACCGCCGGCGCATGAGCGATCGCGTGGGCGCCAGCAGCCAGATCTTTGTGGTGCAGGCGCTGTCAGGCGGTTGA
- a CDS encoding WD40/YVTN/BNR-like repeat-containing protein: MNDQLLIGTRKGLLMLRRDSALGWHQESVHFLGEPVSMTLADPRDGALYAALNLGHFGVKLWRRRARGVPWEACAVPVYPPQPEPDPSREAAVPGVPIPAQTGDAAVAAPPVPWSLQQIWSMETGGADEPGVLWAGTLPGGLFRSGDGGASWALNRPLWDRPERSEWFGGGYDVPGIHSICVDPHDSRHVTVAVSCGGVWQTRDGGGNWACTASGMVADYMPPERREDGNIQDPHRLAQCAGHPHAMWVQHHGGIFRSGDAGMHWQRLQAKPSSFGFAVAAHPRRPNTAWFVPADKDACRVPVDGKLVVTRTRDGGVSFEAFSEGLPAAPSYDLIYRHGLAVDHTGERLAMGSTTGGLWISESGGERWKLFSAHLPPIYCVRFV, encoded by the coding sequence ATGAACGATCAACTGCTCATTGGCACGCGCAAGGGCTTGTTGATGCTGCGGCGCGACAGCGCGCTCGGCTGGCATCAGGAGTCGGTGCATTTCCTGGGCGAGCCCGTCAGCATGACGCTGGCCGATCCGCGTGACGGTGCCTTGTATGCGGCACTTAACCTTGGGCATTTTGGCGTCAAGCTATGGCGGCGCAGGGCGCGCGGCGTGCCGTGGGAGGCTTGCGCGGTGCCGGTTTATCCGCCCCAGCCAGAGCCGGATCCGTCCAGGGAAGCGGCCGTGCCGGGCGTACCCATCCCTGCGCAAACCGGCGATGCCGCGGTTGCCGCGCCGCCGGTGCCGTGGTCCTTGCAGCAGATCTGGTCGATGGAAACCGGCGGGGCTGATGAGCCCGGCGTGCTGTGGGCCGGCACCTTGCCGGGTGGCTTGTTCCGCTCTGGCGACGGCGGCGCCAGCTGGGCGCTGAACCGGCCGCTGTGGGACCGCCCCGAGCGCAGCGAGTGGTTCGGCGGCGGCTACGATGTGCCAGGCATCCACTCCATCTGCGTGGATCCGCACGATAGCCGCCACGTCACCGTGGCCGTGTCGTGCGGCGGTGTGTGGCAGACGCGCGATGGTGGCGGGAACTGGGCCTGCACGGCGAGCGGCATGGTGGCCGACTACATGCCACCGGAGCGGCGGGAGGACGGCAATATCCAGGATCCGCACCGGCTGGCGCAATGTGCCGGCCATCCGCATGCGATGTGGGTGCAGCACCATGGCGGGATCTTTCGCTCTGGCGATGCGGGCATGCACTGGCAACGCTTGCAAGCCAAGCCGTCGAGCTTCGGCTTTGCGGTGGCGGCGCATCCGCGCAGGCCCAATACCGCGTGGTTCGTGCCGGCAGACAAGGATGCATGCCGCGTGCCGGTGGACGGCAAGCTGGTGGTCACCCGCACACGCGACGGCGGGGTGAGTTTCGAGGCATTCTCCGAGGGGCTGCCGGCGGCGCCGTCGTATGACCTGATCTACCGGCACGGGCTGGCGGTGGACCATACCGGCGAGCGGCTTGCCATGGGGTCCACCACCGGCGGCCTGTGGATATCGGAGAGCGGCGGGGAGCGCTGGAAGCTGTTCTCGGCACATCTGCCGCCGATTTACTGCGTGCGCTTTGTTTGA
- a CDS encoding glutathione peroxidase, whose protein sequence is MASTLYDIPLKRIDGTDSRLADFRARVLLVVNVASKCGLTPQYEGLEALYQAKRAEGLEVLGFPANNFKGQEPGDEAQIQEFCTLTYDVHFPMFSKVSVLGPDQHPLYAALTQAQPAAIGDGPFRERLKGYGVNPENATDVLWNFEKFLIDREGNVVARFAPDVAANDPRLLEAIDAALGQGR, encoded by the coding sequence ATGGCAAGCACCTTGTACGACATCCCCCTGAAACGCATCGACGGTACCGACAGCCGGCTCGCGGATTTTCGCGCTCGTGTGCTGCTGGTTGTGAACGTGGCATCGAAGTGCGGCCTGACGCCCCAGTACGAAGGGCTCGAAGCGCTGTACCAGGCCAAGCGCGCCGAGGGCCTGGAGGTACTGGGATTCCCGGCCAACAACTTCAAGGGCCAGGAGCCGGGCGACGAGGCGCAGATCCAGGAATTCTGCACGCTGACCTACGACGTGCACTTCCCGATGTTCTCGAAGGTGTCGGTGCTCGGGCCGGACCAGCATCCGTTGTACGCGGCGTTGACGCAAGCGCAGCCGGCCGCCATCGGCGACGGCCCTTTCCGTGAGCGCCTGAAGGGCTACGGCGTGAACCCGGAGAACGCCACCGATGTGCTGTGGAACTTCGAGAAGTTCCTGATCGACCGGGAAGGCAACGTGGTAGCGCGCTTCGCGCCGGACGTCGCGGCGAACGATCCGCGCCTGCTTGAGGCGATCGATGCGGCGCTGGGCCAGGGCCGCTGA